The Tolypothrix sp. PCC 7712 region TATTTTCCTAGCACACCTTTGGTATAACGGGGTTTGCGAGGTTGCCAATTGGCACGACGGCGTGCTAATTCTTCTTCGGAGATGTTCAACTGTAATAAACGTGCAGGTGCATCGATTGTAATGCTATCGCCTTCTTCGACAAGAGCGATCGCACCACCAACTGCTGCTTCTGGTGCAACGTGCCCCACTACCATGCCATAGGTACCACCAGAGAAACGCCCATCGGTGATTAATCCGACGGAATCGCCTAAACCAGCACCAATGATGGCTGAGGTGGGAGCTAGCATTTCGCGCATACCGGGGCCTCCCTTCGGCCCTTCGTAGCGAATAACTAGAATATCACCTGGCTTAATTTTGCCTGCCAAAATTGCATCTAAAGAATCTTCTTCGGACTCAAATACTCTAGCTGGCCCGGTAATTGTCGGCTTCTTAACCCCGGTAATTTTTGCTACAGCACCTTCTGTTGCTAAGTTACCTTTGAGAATAGCCAAGTGTCCTTGAGGATACATTGGGTTATTCCAAGGACGAATCACATCTTGGTTAGGAGATGGTTCTTCTGATACATCAGCCAAGACTTCAGAGATAGTTTGACCGCTAATTGTCAGGCAATCACCGTGAATTAAACCATGTACTAGTAGCATTTTCATCACTTGAGGAATACCACCAGCCTTGTGTAAATCCGTAGCTACATATCTACCGCTTGGTTTTAAATCACACAATACAGGCACGCGCCCACGGATGGTTTCAAAGTCATCAATAGTTAATTCCACACCAGCAGCGCGGGCGATCGCCAAAAAGTGCAATACGGCATTTGTGGAACCACCTACAGCCATAATTACGGCAATGGCATTTTCTATAGATTTGCGGGTGATGATTTGGCGGGGGAGGATTTGTTTACGAATTGCTTCCACCAACACATCTGCCGATTTTGCTGTACTATCAGCCTTTTCTGCATCTTCAGCCGCCATCGTAGAAGAATAGGGTAAACTCATCCCCATAGCTTCAAAAGCCGAAGACATAGTATTAGCTGTATACATCCCACCACAGGAACCAGCACCAGGACAAGCGTTACGTTCGACTTGTATTAATTCATTTTCGTCAATTTTGCCGGCGCTATATTGACCGACAGCTTCAAAGGAACTAACAACAGTTAAATCTTTTCCGTTATAGTGTCCGGGTTTAATCGTGCCACCGTAAACAAAAATAGCAGGGATATTCATCCGGGCGATCGCAATCATTGCCCCTGGCATATTTTTATCGCAACCACCAATAGC contains the following coding sequences:
- the ilvD gene encoding dihydroxy-acid dehydratase — protein: MSENLRSQVVTQGVQRSPNRAMLRAVGFQDEDFNKAIVGIANGYSTITPCNMGINQLAQRAEAAVKTAGAMPQIFGTITISDGISMGTEGMKYSLVSREVIADSIETAVTGQSMDGVLAIGGCDKNMPGAMIAIARMNIPAIFVYGGTIKPGHYNGKDLTVVSSFEAVGQYSAGKIDENELIQVERNACPGAGSCGGMYTANTMSSAFEAMGMSLPYSSTMAAEDAEKADSTAKSADVLVEAIRKQILPRQIITRKSIENAIAVIMAVGGSTNAVLHFLAIARAAGVELTIDDFETIRGRVPVLCDLKPSGRYVATDLHKAGGIPQVMKMLLVHGLIHGDCLTISGQTISEVLADVSEEPSPNQDVIRPWNNPMYPQGHLAILKGNLATEGAVAKITGVKKPTITGPARVFESEEDSLDAILAGKIKPGDILVIRYEGPKGGPGMREMLAPTSAIIGAGLGDSVGLITDGRFSGGTYGMVVGHVAPEAAVGGAIALVEEGDSITIDAPARLLQLNISEEELARRRANWQPRKPRYTKGVLGKYAKLVASSSLGAVTDLDLFE